A genomic segment from Nicotiana tabacum cultivar K326 chromosome 7, ASM71507v2, whole genome shotgun sequence encodes:
- the LOC107807081 gene encoding uncharacterized protein LOC107807081, whose translation MAGTEDIANDDVEVPLYASPANVLKLLKVEQKRNKLDSQKNELQQQADSAISSLYKNILLYVAYTGGIIYFHTTELPSAIAFNVSILSMCLFMTGLFFHTSWAKSMITRRDGYIEFFAERHKRLRVDARILVELENNRRRRRLAANIADNSEGPLIDMASFMTRCKTIYDAADFYDFLKVYHKKINLSWVLGGVYVLFVLIIAFFNYYYKQGQDYSFSD comes from the exons ATGGCTGGAACAGAAGATATAGCTAATGATGATGTTGAAG TTCCTTTATATGCATCTCCTGCAAATGTCTTGAAGTTGTTAAAGGTGGAACAGAAAAGGAATAAATTAGACTCGCAGAAAAATGAGTTACAACAACAAGCTGACAGTGCCATATCTTCTTTGTACAAGAACATCCTCTTGTATGTGGCGTACACAGGAGGAATCATCTATTTTCATACCACTGAGTTACCATCTGCTATTGCCTTTAATGTCTCCATTCTATCAATGTGTTTGTTTATGACTGGACTGTTCTTTCATACGAGCTGGGCAAAATCGATGATTACAAGAAGGGACGGCTACATCGAGTTTTTTGCAGAAAGGCATAAAAGATTGAGAGTAGATGCACGAATTCTAGTGGAATTGGAAAACAACAGGAGAAGAAGAAGGCTAGCAGCCAATATTGCGGATAATAGTGAAGGTCCTCTCATAGACATGGCTTCCTTTATGACCAGATGTAAGACGATTTATGATGCTGCAGATTTTTATGACTTTCTGAAAGTTTACCATAAGAAGATCAACTTGTCTTGGGTGCTCGGAGGTGTCTACGTTCTTTTTGTGCTGATCATTGCATTCTTCAACTATTACTACa AGCAAGGACAGGATTATTCATTCTCTGACTAG
- the LOC107807083 gene encoding uncharacterized protein LOC107807083, which yields MKPLENHTSSAATATTSSAVPEPDIGTETGSAVESGIFSDDIDSSCSTPYVSAPSSPGRGQPNSGFYYSAPASPMHFVLSTTCVKKNVASTSISSPSEDFDFSARLITDGAAADGSMSSADELFLNGQIRPMKLSTHLKRPQILAPLLDIDENEDEEEKGCRGRDMKLRNRSLRRRTRSMSPLRTTSYEWHEDYEEEEELEVVKEKINEKNEIEEIIKQLDEEETSNETTPCPSGSSSRSSSVGRSSKRWVFLKEFLYRSKSEGRNNGHKFWSGISFSPVKDKKPEKISAHKTPENSATDYANTAETKKVKQTKEGKKKPVNGNVANGIGKRRVPPSPHELHYTTNRAQAEEMRKKTFLPYRQGLLGCLGFSSKSYGAMNGFAKALNPVSSR from the coding sequence ATGAAACCCCTCGAAAATCACACCTCCTCTGCTGCCACAGCTACCACTTCCTCCGCCGTGCCGGAACCCGATATCGGAACCGAAACCGGTTCTGCGGTAGAGTCCGGCATATTCTCTGACGATATTGATAGTTCATGTTCCACTCCGTACGTTAGTGCTCCTTCAAGTCCAGGCCGTGGCCAACCAAATAGTGGCTTCTATTATAGTGCTCCGGCGAGTCCTATGCACTTCGTTTTGTCAACTACTTGTGTGAAGAAGAATGTTGCTAGCACTTCAATTTCTTCTCCTTCCGAAGATTTCGACTTCTCCGCTAGGCTTATTACCGACGGCGCCGCCGCGGATGGATCCATGAGCTCTGCCGACGAGTTATTTCTGAATGGCCAGATCCGGCCGATGAAGCTTTCTACTCACCTTAAACGCCCACAAATCCTCGCACCATTGCTTGATATCGacgaaaatgaggatgaagaggaGAAAGGCTGTAGGGGAAGAGATATGAAGCTGCGTAATAGATCGTTGAGAAGAAGGACTAGATCCATGTCACCACTTCGAACGACGTCGTATGAGTGGCACGAGGATTATGAAGAAGAGGAGGAATTAGAAGTTGTCAAGGAGAAGATAAACGAGAAGAATGAAATAGAAGAGATAATAAAACAATTAGATGAGGAAGAAACTTCGAATGAAACGACGCCGTGTCCTTCTGGCTCTTCTTCGAGGTCGTCATCAGTTGGGAGGAGCTCAAAAAGATGGGTATTCTTAAAGGAGTTTTTATATAGAAGTAAAAGTGAAGGAAGAAACAACGGTCACAAGTTTTGGAGTGGGATCTCGTTTTCACCTGTGAAAGACAAGAAACCGGAGAAAATTTCAGCCCACAAAACTCCAGAAAACTCTGCAACTGACTATGCAAACACCGCTGAAACTAAGAAAGTGAAACAAACAAAAGAAGGGAAGAAGAAGCCTGTGAATGGAAATGTAGCAAATGGGATAGGGAAGAGAAGAGTGCCGCCGTCCCCTCATGAGTTGCACTACACTACAAATAGAGCACAAGCagaggaaatgaggaagaagacaTTTTTGCCGTACAGGCAAGGTTTGCTTGGATGTTTAGGTTTCAGTTCAAAGAGTTATGGAGCAATGAATGGTTTTGCTAAAGCTTTGAACCCTGTTTCTTCAAGGTAA